The DNA region TCGCAACTGTTTTTACGAATCAATGTTTTCATTAGAAACATCAAAGGTATCACTAATATTTTCTGGGATTAAAACGAATGCTCAGTAACGCATGCGTGTGTTCAAGGGGGTTGTGTATTTTACATTTAGGTTCATTTTTGATAAAGCGAGTATTTGTGAGCATCCGCGTCATTAttgtgtagcgtggcgtcgagttgagattaaccatgaacaccgctaccaagaaacacgtgccaaatagatcagaaggcgtaagaagctcgttccaaatgactccataaaatctccgagaagccaaatatcagaaggcaattaatggaccaagtcgagttatatttgctggcgatctcgtggcatcgaaaggataccgagatcgtgccaggatacaaccttggttacagaaggtaacggaattcgcgcgaagttacaatcgaagtgtcagtataagaatggaagcacaaaatagctgtcattagcacagtcaaacaaaagcacattaaaacaaacactggtacagttggttataataataattgtttttattaaaccagtcgtgttctcgtgataaatgtgagtcactacaggagccctcTGCTAGAAACGGTTTATACTTTCGATAAATAgtggtttgaatcgtgggactgatcggctgacgagcgattgtaggacggaagaattggcaaacaggaaagcgatcgttgatcgtcgagttgccaacgaaggtcgttttcggagaacggtaccaggagcgatgtgttgtatttattgcttgagttggcatgccacaccagagtggtttgtatccagaatctgaagagggcgttcgtaggggtccggaccagaaacgctgcagacgtaggacgaaaccacgttgagccaaaagaccagaagcgaccgtaacgaccaagttcgagaccaagcgtatgccaagcattcgaaaccaaaatatcgactgagtgcgttgacaagagcatgggtggccagtccagctttcgccaaagttgactgaagtcgacggaaccaaacggaggtggtcgaaggcgtgggctccggaaacaaaaagaaaaccaaaaaagagaagagtgtagcatgcatgtagcataggaataacactacaccgtatcggttgttgactgtgcgactagtcgcggaagcgtacgggcaaccgtactcggcgactggaacgtgagacggcagtctcgttcgtatcgcgtgagcctgtaatctcatccgaggtcagaggcggcgtagtctgctgatctggacgtgagactatcgtctcgtccgtagacggtgcagatgacgcgtgctgttgactgggacgtgagaatgaggtctcagatgtatctagcgtgggacctgaagatggtttgaggatcccgctagtaggtttgctaggtctagcattgaatctcaggttaccagatagggcactgtcatcgacgtgtgctggtttgagacgatcaacgctgacgatctcgacgcgtccatatcgatcaaccttgaaggtcttttcgtgacgagcgatcacgtgaaaaagggcttcgtaaggttgttgccaaggtttgagTACcaaatctactcgtatgaaaacatgtgaacaggtagataactctcgagggagagcgacctgtcgatgttgtattcgagttgacaccggagacagcgttcgcataaatgcagacagtcgacggacgtagtctgatttaccgaaattaggtctactccgtggtgtgaagaattctccgggcagacgcaatgtcgtgccgtataccatttcagcggcggaacattgtatatctgccttcaagctcgttcgaatacctaaggggacgagcgataaggtttcgtaccagttgtcgttctcgtgtgctcatagagcacttttaagttggcaatgaaaccgttcaacttaaccatttgatactgggaggtagacgttaatgcgtatgcgaatgcattccgtaccaagcagccgggtcagcgaggagaataaataataggggaaaatttctcgaataaagcgtggaattcatcgtcacgcgaataaaaaagtaacaaggattcagtacacatacatgtgagtctattatattaatactattcttatcgttatccgtcatgtcgagtatattatatattaaatatgaaaatatacgacagacgtggatagataaatcatagactcaccgaattggcttctttggaagatttgaccagaagcagaagcgtgttccaaaatacgggtcaccaattgtagcgtggcgtcgaatTGAGATTAAccatgaacaccgctaccaagaaacacgtgccaaatagatcagaaggcgtaagaagctcgttccaaatgactccataaaatctccgagaagccaaatatcagaaggcaattaatggaccaagtcgagttatatttgctggcgatctcgtggcatcgaaaggataccgagatcgtgccaggatacaaccttggttacagaaggtaacggaattcgcgcgaagttacaatcgaagtgtcagtataagaatggaagcacaaaatagctgtcattagcacagtcaaacaaaagcacattaaaacaaacactggtacagttggttataataataattgtttttattaaaccagtcgtgttctcgtgataaatgtgagtcactacaattgTATATTGGAGAAGCTGTCTGTGTGTTCATATCTTAACTTAACACTTGAGGCTTTCAGCAAAGCATACTGCATCTTAACATTTTTACCTCAAGTCCAGTAGTTTGTAATCATAGCACATTTAAATTGTTCGCTAAAAAATGACTGTGTATGATAGTTTCTAACTTTTGTATATGACGCGCATGTTGCATAGTATATTTATGTGCCGATAGTACAGTAATCGTCACTTTTTCAAACGTTTCAtggttttgtaattttattcgaTAAAGCATGCATTTTACAGGGTACATATCACCACTTAACGATTACTTTTATTTGTAAACAACCTTAGTTCATTGGAATATCGGGATTTAGCGCTGATGGAACAATCGGAATCTATAGGTTTACACTTTTCAGAGACACAAATGTAACAGAATTTGTTGTGTCATCAGAAGATGCCTCCTTTTGGTTTACTCAGGTAGTTGGATTTTCCCAAAATGATGCTAaactttgttgtttatttttctttagatACTGGGATAAGCGTCCTTACCATGAAGTATTAAATACACAAGCCTTAACTGCGGATCGAATTAAAACCCGTCGAAGCTTGTATGGAATTAATAAGATAGATATTAGCCTTACACCCATAATCAGGCTTGTTTTAAATGGTGTAAGTTGTTGAAAGTAGTATAAATTTGTTATGTTTTTTTGGTTATGATTTTGGAGAGGTGAAGGGCAAGTTTTAAGTTGCTCTGGACCTGGTTTCACCGTTCAAAACTGATTTAAAAATATTGCACCTACAAAACAACATCCTCTGTTTATTTCAGATCTACAAAATACATTTGTAGCTATCAAAGTATAATGTAAGCCGCTGTGATGTTTATTCTAACTACTCTGAACATGTAAATACACAGATATTCAGTTTACAGACAAAAAAGTCAAGATAAAATCGGacaaagtttttatttatgAGGTTGTTTCATGCAGCTGATTATCATAATGGGTTTGTAATGCAAATCACCCCTAAATATGTACTAGTAACTGATCATTTACAAACAGGCAGGATTTGTACACTCGGTAAACTTTGCTAACAAATCAGGAAGACTTGTGCGTGAAGCATACTGATAGCATTATATCATTTGTATTCACTGATTTACGTACGAAACGTTTGTGTATACGACAAATATAGTATGCCAGACGAAAACTGACTAATATGTCAAGTTTTATGATGGTTTAAACTGTGATAAACAGTAGCATTAATTTTCGGCAATTTACCTCAGTATACTCGTCATGGTTGTTTTTTGTTTCACTGTCTTACTCCCTTTCATTGCTTTCAAGTATTCAGCTGCGTCATATGGTATTGCGTCGAGTATGAAATATATGCGACATGTATTGTTGTGTTTTCGGTTATATCGCTTATTTTTCAGGTTTACGAGCTCCGTAAGGTAAGAAAGCTTGTACATGTTGTACTTGTTTTTTCGGTAAAAACTTTTAAACTGGCCAGATAGAAATTAAGATAAGTTTTCATAATTgtaaatgaaattgtttttaaGCCTTTATTATGCATGCTATGTCTTCTTACAAAATCATTTATGAAGAAATAACGCGCAGGGTTTACCAGTTAGTTAAAACGACTGAATCTAACTAAATTAAGGTAAAGATTTTCACTCTCTTTTGGATCTGAACTTATGTACGTGGATTAGTCATATCACCCGGATACTACCGTCGAATTAGCTTCTGTGGATTCTGATCCTATGTTTCATCAGTGGACATTCGACTACTTAGAACACTAGGTCATAACTTATTGTCTAGTTACCTGGATTGACATTTATGGGAATATACCAAGTCAAATTGTAAAGTGTAACTGTATCAATGTAGATATAAATGGATAAATAGAAACAATATAACAGCCTTAACAAGCTCTGTAAAACGCCGCAAATTAATAGTTAACTGTTTCTCGTCCCTGAGGAGCAACGACTAAAATTAGTGTAAAATAGTGTTTCGAAAGTTAAAAGAcccttaatttatttgaaatttcacAGCAAGACGCTTACTTTATAGTGCTCATAACCAGCTACTTGTACTTCAACGCAACTTACGGTGGTTTGACAAAAGACCGGATGAATCAAGCAAAAAAAACTGTACCAAATGTTAGTATCTGAACTGAGCGGCGTCTATAGTTACAGATCTGTCGGTATAAGGGTTAGAGTACTTTTGTGACCATCTGAAAAACGTTTACAGTAGCTCATCTGCATACATTTTTTGACGAACTTAATTTTTGGCCTTTGTTCCTCCTCATACTTCTCGTCTTTTATGAAATTTGTTCCTCTTGAAGTgaatttttatgttttatttactACTGCAGTTAACGTTATTTTATATCCTTTGTTTCGCCCTTTGGTAATTATCATTCCTCATTTGTGGGCGCAGAGTGTGGCGACGCAGACCAATATACCTCTGTAACAGGTCTCATGTCCTCTAGGACTAATTGCTGGAACTTTACTTAGTTCACTTACGTTGTTCGAATTTCGACTGTTTTTGTTTTAGCTACGTTGTTGCACGAAAGCTCATATTTCCTGATAAGAAGTTCGTTTTTATGAACAACCTACGTACAACATAGTTGAGAAATTCTAAAAAAGAGTTTCAGGAAACAAACACATCTGTCGAAGAACAATTTACGCAATGGATTTGGTTGTTGTTATAAACCTGAGAAACaatacactaatatatatatatatatatatatatatatatatataattttgatcTTGTTTCATGGTCATGTGTTCATCCTTAAGGTCACTAGATGATTGTCTGTTAGTTATTCTGGAAGAATATTAGTTAGTTCAAGACTAACTCGTCAGATTTCACTAATCACGCAACCAtaaatcaatcatatttatGTCGTCATTTTTCGGTTTTTGCTcgtcaatttttattttaattagatCAGTAAATTGGTTTGTTTAGCATTTTCAACCAGCATCTGAGTCCTGCCAAATACTTCTTTTAAGCGGGATAGGTAGCATATGTAGCCATATTCTATATAATTAAATTCGTAACTCGTTTCGCTATTGACTATTTGGTAAATTCCGCAAAATTTTGAGGCACTTAGTGGATCAGAATCACCAACATTTTCAGCACATGTGTTTGCTGGTCGACGAATTCTTCATATACTGTTCCTTTTCATCCTAACAGACTACTTTAGTGTATATAGAAGCTTGCTGTAATATGTAACTTATCGTTTAGAGACGTAGTTTATTCTATTAAACGTTTGAGTTACAAAAAGGTTGTAAATTCTTTCGTAAACGTGGATTTGTGTCCTTTACGTACCTggaatgaatttttaaaaactgGATTATTCGATATGTTGGGTCAATcattaatgtatggttttcgtAGTGCTGAATACACACAAATATTGTGCTACTTTTAGGTTATTTTTCACCTTGGTTAATACTAAAATCTTACGGTTGTATATAATATTTCGGGCAAAACCACATTTCCGCACCTTTTCACACCAACTATCTGAACCACAACAAGTCGACTACCAAGTTTTAAAAGAATGCCgaaaaagattcaaacaacaaaGAAAAATGAGTTATTTATGTACATAATAGTCAATTTATCACAGTCAAGTACGTATAtctgttaggatagtcggaaaaatataccaataattattgtgttaagtctacggtggccttggaccttaaatgtacatttcttattggtcgatgtttacttcacttgttaaatattgtacaaatgttgtttcctattttatggtacgatgtggtttgtttgcttggtatataaatagagtatgtttgaaatacaatgattcataactcagaggctgtgacttgtgttcttgactcaactggctaggacagacagcggggcagggccaatcagggcactaggtcatccttacgtgtttacgtgtcactgtcacagaagcgatcgatataaacgctgcctagcataacctgcagtcacccgttacaacaattggcgacggggtagagaaaattttgaaccctgtaattggacaagattcagcctatctattttgaccaatcagtatccagatttgtcatcggcgtccttgggagtcattggttgttaattgattacagtatttctcattaccctgctgactcagaaaatgaatatccttcccgatcaattgcagctactactagatcgccagcagcagcgtttcagagaaagccagttgaatgttttggactatatgcgcacgcgactgctaaatctcccatgttttggagatgtgaaagaaattgatgaattggtttctcacttgcatactgaactcgagaatgactgcaggacatatgaagatgaaaacaaaagcctctatgaatcccttatgatcagtaatgcaaacgaggcagtcgctcatgatccgtccagcgattcgggaatgtccagtccagaagcatgccctgttgtgggttcaaatcccactgttcctgaaacgtgtacagacagtgatgtacccagctcacaggaagaagatctcttattaaatgctcataaattaattacagtgccctctcacaaggaaacaggaaacaaatcgtgcagtatactgagtctagctgctccaaacggtcctcatcagtcaacaacaggagattctgatgaatcttattatctagatcctcttgtaccagaaaatgtgttagatgcaccaaatgatggtcagaagtttaatacaattttgatagatgttaattatcccactgatcgactatccacaaatgagattttcaaggaattctatggtaatgttccagaagaatcaaaggttgatgacctcatatcaagcgacgttggtccacactacttaatcacttttagtgacttctctgttccatgtgacaattatgtgttaaataaagtccgattaattttaacttggggatatgaagacccaacattatttcgtgggggaggatgaacccagaaaattttaaaatgcagatatgaactcctgatctttcaaaaaaaaaaaggggaggtgttaggatagtcggaaaaatataccaataattattgtgttaagtctacggtggccttggaccttaaatgtacatttcttattggtcgatgtttacttcacttgttaaatattgtacaaatgttgtttcctattttatggtacgatgtggtttgtttgcttggtatataaatagagtatgtttgaaatacaatgattcataactcagaggctgtgacttgtgttcttgactcaactggctaggacagacagcggggcagggccaatcagggcactaggtcatccttacgtgtttacgtgtcactgtcacagaagcgatcgatataaacgctgcctagcataacctgcagtcacccgttacaacaattggcgacggggtagagaaaattttgaaccctgtaattggacaagattcagcctatctattttgaccaatcagtatccagatttgtcatcggcgtccttgggagtcattggttgttaattgattacagtatttctcattaccctgctgactcagaaaatgaatatccttcccgatcaattgcagctactactagatcgccagcagcagcgtttcagagaaagccagttgaatgttttggactatatgcgcacgcgactgctaaatctcccatgttttggagatgtgaaagaaattgatgaattggtttctcacttgcatactgaactcgagaatgactgcaggacatatgaagatgaaaacaaaagcctctatgaatcccttatgatcagtaatgcaaacgaggcagtcgctcatgatccgtccagcgattcgggaatgtccagtccagaagcatgccctgttgtgggttcaaatcccactgttcctgaaacgtgtacagacagtgatgtacccagctcacaggaagaagatctcttattaaatgctcataaattaattacagtgccctctcacaaggaaacaggaaacaaatcgtgcagtatactgagtctagctgctccaaacggtcctcatcagtcaacaacaggagattctgatgaatcttattatctagatcctcttgtaccagaaaatgtgttagatgcaccaaatgatggtcagaagtttaatacaattttgatagatgttaattatcccactgatcgactatccacaaatgagattttcaaggaattctatggtaatgttccagaagaatcaaaggttgatgacctcatatcaagcgacgttggtccacactacttaatcacttttagtgacttctctgttccatgtgacaattatgtgttaaataaagtccaattaattttaacttggggatatgaagacccaacattatttcgtggggaggatgaacccagaaaattttaaaatgcagatatgaactcctgatctttcaaaaaaaaaggggaggtgttaggatagtcggaaaaatataccaataattattgtgttaagtctacggtggccttggaccttaaatgtacatttcttattggtcgatgtttacttcacttgttaaatattgtacaaatgttgtttcctattttatggtacgatgtggtttgtttgcttggtatataaatagagtatgtttgaaatacaatgattcataactcagaggctgtgacttgtgttcttgactcaactggctaggacagacagcggggcagggccaatcagggcactaggtcatccttacgtgtttacgtgtcactgtcacagaagcgatcgatataaacgctgcctagcataacctgcagtcacccgttacaacaattggcgacggggtagagaaaattttgaaccctgtaattggacaagattcagcctatctattttgaccaatcagtatccagatttgtcatcggcgtccttgggagtcattggttgttaattgattacagtatttctcattaccctgctgactcagaaaatgaatatccttcccgatcaattgcagctactactagatcgccagcagcagcgtttcagagaaagccagttgaatgttttggactatatgcgcacgcgactgctaaatctcccatgttttggagatgtgaaagaaattgatgaattggtttctcacttgcatactgaactcgagaatgactgcaggacatatgaagatgaaaacaaaagcctctatgaatcccttatgatcagtaatgcaaacgaggcagtcgctcatgatccgtccagcgattcgggaatgtccagtccagaagcatgccctgttgtgggttcaaatcccactgttcctgaaacgtgtacagacagtgatgtacccagctcacaggaagaagatctcttattaaatgctcataaattaattacagtgccctctcacaaggaaacaggaaacaaatcgtgcagtatactgagtctagctgctccaaacggtcctcatcagtcaacaacaggagattctgatgaatcttattatctagatcctcttgtaccagaaaatgtgttagatgcaccaaatgatggtcagaagtttaatacaattttgatagatgttaattatcccactgatcgactatccacaaatgagattttcaaggaattctatggtaatgttccagaagaatcaaaggttgatgacctcatatcaagcgacgttggtccacactacttaatcacttttagtgacttctctgttccatgtgacaattatgtgttaaataaagtccaattaattttaacttggggatatgaagacccaacattatttcgtggggaggatgaacccagaaaattttaaaatgcagatatgaactcctgatctttcaaaaaaaaagggaggtgttaggatagtcggaaaaatataccaataattattgtgttaagtctacggtggccttggaccttaaatgtacatttcttattggtcgatgtttacttcacttgttaaatattgtacaaatgttgtttcctattttatggtacgatgtggtttgtttgcttggtatataaatagagtatgtttgaaatacaatgattcataactcagaggctgtgacttgtgttcttgactcaactggctaggacagacagcggggcagggccaatcagggcactaggtcatccttacgtgtttacgtgtcactgtcacagaagcgatcgatataaacgctgcctagcataacctgcagtcacccgttacaacaattggcgacggggtagagaaaattttgaaccctgtaattggacaagattcagcctatctattttgaccaatcagtatccagatttgtcatcggcgtccttgggagtcattggttgttaattgattacagtatttctcattaccctgctgactcagaaaatgaatatccttcccgatcaattgcagctactactagatcgccagcagcagcgtttcagagaaagccagttgaatgttttggactatatgcgcacgcgactgctaaatctcccatgttttggagatgtgaaagaaattgatgaattggtttctcacttgcatactgaactcgagaatgactgcaggacatatgaagatgaaaacaaaagcctctatgaatcccttatgatcagtaatgcaaacgaggcagtcgctcatgatccgtccagcgattcgggaatgtccagtccagaagcatgccctgttgtgggttcaaatcccactgttcctgaaacgtgtacagacagtgatgtacccagctcacaggaagaagatctcttattaaatgctcataaattaattacagtgccctctcacaaggaaacaggaaacaaatcgtgcagtatactgagtctagctgctccaaacggtcctcatcagtcaacaacaggagattctgatgaatcttattatctagatcctcttgtaccagaaaatgtgttagatgcaccaaatgatggtcagaagtttaatacaattttgatagatgttaattatcccactgatcgactatccacaaatgagattttcaaggaattctatggtaatgttccagaagaatcaaaggttgatgacctcatatcaagcgacgttggtccacactacttaatcacttttagtgacttctctgttccatgtgacaattatgtgttaaataaagtccaattaattttaacttggggatatgaagacccaacattatttcgtgggggaggatgaacccagaaaattttaaaatgcagatatgaactcctgatctttcaaaaaaaaaaaggggaggtgttaggatagtcggaaaaatataccaataattattgtgttaagtctacggtggccttggaccttaaatgtacatttcttattggtcgatgtttacttcacttgttaaatattgtacaaatgttgtttcctattttatggtacgatgtggtttgtttgcttggtatataaatagagtatgtttgaaatacaatgattcataactcagaggctgtgacttgtgttcttgactcaactggctaggacagacagcggggcagggccaatcagggcactaggtcatccttacgtgtttacgtgtcactgtcacagaagcgatcgatataaacgctgcctagcataacctgcagtcacccgttacaacaattggcgacggggtagagaaaattttgaaccctgtaattggacaagattcagcctatctattttgaccaatcagtatccagatttgtcatcggcgtccttgggagtcattggttgttaattgattacagtatttctcattaccctgctgactcagaaaatgaatatccttcccgatcaattgcagctactactagatcgccagcagcagcgtttcagagaaagccagttgaatgttttggactatatgcgcacgcgactgctaaatctcccatgttttggagatgtgaaagaaattgatgaattggtttctcacttgcatactgaactcgagaatgactgcaggacatatgaagatgaaaacaaaagcctctatgaatcccttatgatcagtaatgcaaacgaggcagtcgctcatgatccgtccagcgattcgggaatgtccagtccagaagcatgccctgttgtgggttcaaatcccactgttcctgaaacgtgtacagacagtgatgtacccagctcacaggaagaagatctcttattaaatgctcataaattaattacagtgccctctcacaaggaaacaggaaacaaatcgtgcagtatactgagtctagctgctccaaacggtcctcatcagtcaacaacaggagattctgatgaatcttattatctagatcctcttgtaccagaaaatgtgttagatgcaccaaatgatggtcagaagtttaatacaattttgatagatgttaattatcccactgatcgactatccacaaatgagattttcaaggaattctatggtaatgttccagaagaatcaaaggttgatgacctcatatcaagcgacgttggtccacactacttaatcacttttagtgacttctctgttccatgtgacaattatgtgttaaataaagtccaattaattttaacttggggatatgaagacccaacattatttcgtggggaggatgaacccagaaaattttaaaatgcagatatgaactcctgatctttcaaaaaaaaaggggaggtgttaggatagtcggaaaaatataccaataattattgtgttaagtctacggtggccttggaccttaaatgtacatttcttattggtcgatgtttacttcacttgttaaatattgtacaaatgttgtttcctattttatggtacgatgtggtttgtttgcttggtatataaatagagtatgtttgaaatacaatgattcataactcagaggctgtgacttgtgttcttgactcaactggctaggacagacagcggggcagggccaatcagggcactaggtcatccttacgtgtttacgtgtcactgtcacagaagcgatcgatataaacgctgcctagcataacctgcagtcacccgttacaacaattggcgacggggtagagaaaattttgaaccctgtaattggacaagattcagcctatctattttgaccaatcagtatccagatttgtcatcggcgtccttgggagtcattggttgtt from Schistosoma haematobium chromosome ZW, whole genome shotgun sequence includes:
- a CDS encoding hypothetical protein (EggNog:ENOG410W0X4), whose product is MVYGTTLRLPGEFFTPRSRPNFGKSDYVRRLSAFMRTLSPVSTRIQHRQVALPRELSTCSHVFIRVDLVLKPWQQPYEALFHVIARHEKTFKVDRYGRVEIVSVDRLKPAHVDDSALSGNLRFNARPSKPTSGILKPSSGPTLDTSETSFSRPSQQHASSAPSTDETIVSRPDQQTTPPLTSDEITGSRDTNETAVSRSSRRVRLPVRFRD